A part of Haladaptatus caseinilyticus genomic DNA contains:
- a CDS encoding RidA family protein — protein sequence MSDLEHGSAETTASSLAVITHHDDHRHVEFSGLAWPEDDTAPKQVRTLLEFLKVLLVDHLDGSMDDVTVTRFYIRESVLTAETRARIHEVRHEFFSLPHFPASTMVGVADLIDDGMLVELEVEARLPDGEWEVETMTLDLPSDE from the coding sequence TTGAGCGATCTCGAACACGGATCGGCCGAGACCACCGCGTCATCACTTGCGGTTATCACCCATCACGATGACCACCGTCATGTCGAATTCTCGGGCCTCGCTTGGCCTGAGGACGATACTGCGCCCAAGCAGGTTCGCACACTACTCGAGTTCCTAAAGGTACTTCTTGTGGATCATTTGGATGGGTCGATGGACGACGTGACCGTCACCCGTTTTTACATTCGGGAGTCGGTTCTTACCGCAGAAACAAGAGCACGAATCCATGAGGTACGTCATGAATTCTTTTCGCTTCCTCATTTCCCCGCAAGTACGATGGTCGGCGTCGCGGACCTAATTGACGATGGGATGCTTGTTGAACTCGAAGTGGAAGCACGTCTCCCTGATGGTGAGTGGGAGGTGGAGACGATGACTCTCGATTTACCAAGTGATGAGTGA